In Flavobacterium sp. N3904, one DNA window encodes the following:
- a CDS encoding DUF72 domain-containing protein — protein MKKNLYIGCSSFYNSYWKKIFYPEGIPASKWFEYYCTHFKTYEMNGTFYKSPTLKTMENWRQKAPDDFLFSVKAPKEITHTKMFVDCESLIKDFYAICSNGLKDKLGCVLFQFPPSFHYSYEKLLFIISQLDLKFYNVIEFRHQSWWISEVWDELYKNNITFCSVSHPKLPKTIFTEFPVIYIRLHGRPKMFYSDYSTEELSNINNTIVQSKKGQTAFVYFNNTASSAGILNALEMKKINQSL, from the coding sequence ATGAAAAAGAATCTATACATTGGTTGTTCCAGTTTCTATAATTCATATTGGAAAAAGATCTTTTATCCAGAGGGTATTCCTGCTTCTAAATGGTTTGAATATTATTGCACTCATTTTAAAACCTACGAAATGAATGGAACTTTCTATAAGTCCCCAACATTGAAAACTATGGAAAATTGGCGCCAAAAAGCACCTGACGATTTTTTGTTTTCTGTAAAAGCACCAAAAGAAATCACGCATACCAAGATGTTTGTTGACTGCGAAAGTCTAATCAAAGATTTTTATGCAATTTGTAGCAACGGTTTGAAAGATAAATTAGGATGTGTTTTGTTCCAATTTCCACCCAGTTTCCATTATTCTTATGAAAAACTGCTTTTCATTATCAGTCAACTGGATTTGAAGTTTTATAATGTCATCGAATTTCGTCATCAGAGTTGGTGGATATCGGAAGTATGGGATGAACTGTATAAAAACAATATTACGTTTTGCAGTGTGAGTCATCCGAAATTGCCCAAAACGATTTTTACTGAGTTTCCAGTCATTTACATACGACTTCATGGACGCCCCAAAATGTTCTATTCTGATTATTCTACCGAAGAATTAAGCAATATAAATAATACAATTGTTCAAAGCAAAAAGGGACAGACTGCATTCGTTTATTTTAATAATACTGCAAGTTCAGCTGGTATTTTAAATGCCTTGGAAATGAAAAAAATAAATCAATCGCTATGA
- a CDS encoding ferritin-like domain-containing protein: MPKSNTSKKDEKKVASKKSAADGLRELFVDSLKDIYWAEKALTKALPKMAKNATAQNLIDAINNHLAVTEKQVTRLEQVFEIVGEKVAAKKCDAMEGLIKEGEGIVEETESGPVRDAGIIAASQKIEHYEIATYGTLAAFAKTLGEDEAAELLLQTLAEEKEADVTLTEAAYNTINFDAAEAE, from the coding sequence ATGCCAAAAAGCAATACTTCAAAAAAAGATGAAAAGAAAGTAGCTAGCAAAAAATCTGCCGCCGATGGTTTAAGAGAACTATTTGTGGATTCATTAAAGGACATTTACTGGGCTGAAAAAGCGTTAACAAAAGCCCTGCCAAAAATGGCAAAAAACGCAACTGCACAAAACTTGATAGATGCCATTAACAACCACCTTGCGGTTACAGAAAAACAAGTAACACGTTTAGAACAAGTTTTCGAAATAGTGGGTGAAAAGGTGGCAGCCAAAAAATGTGATGCTATGGAAGGACTTATCAAAGAAGGTGAAGGTATTGTAGAAGAAACAGAAAGTGGACCGGTGCGAGATGCCGGTATCATTGCTGCTTCCCAAAAAATCGAACATTATGAAATTGCAACTTATGGCACACTTGCGGCTTTTGCAAAGACACTTGGTGAAGATGAAGCCGCTGAATTACTTCTTCAAACATTAGCTGAAGAAAAAGAAGCTGACGTCACTTTAACTGAAGCTGCATACAACACCATTAATTTTGATGCCGCTGAAGCAGAATAA
- a CDS encoding catalase, translating to MKKPNTETEENAKQEDLTLNKSTAEDQFLTTNQGVKINDNNNSLKAGERGPSLLEDFILREKITHFDHERIPERIVHARGSAAHGYFELYKSLDKYTKAGFLNDSSIKTPVFVRFSTVAGSRGSTDLARDVRGFSVKFYTREGNYDLVGNNMPVFFIQDAMKFPDLVHAVKPEPHNEMPQAASAHDTFWDFISLMPESMHMIMWVMSDRAIPRSLRMMEGFGVHTFRFINKQNESHFVKFHWKPKLGIHSVLWDEAQKISGKNSDFHRQDLWEAIESGNFPEWELGVQIIPESDEHKYDFDLLDPTKLVPEELVPVTIIGKIVLNKNPDNFFAETEQVAFHPGHIVPGIDITNDPLLQGRLFSYTDTQLSRLGSPNFHEIPINRTVAPMHNNQRDGHMRQEIATGRVSYHPNSLGNGCPFQAKIDEGGFSSFNERIDAQKVRDRSASFSDHFGQATLFYQSQTVIEQEHIINALRFELGKVEILAIRERMLGLLSKIDKILANRVAKGLGMNVPQVLEKPINHGVGADADSKKYEPTALETAIHTSDALSILKNKRGTDTIATRQIAFLCADGVNAASVKNMKHALKNAGAVVKIIAPHLGTIVSEEGNEILVDQSYLIAASVLFDGVFIPSGKGILDLKTIKEVKDFLNDSYTHCKFIAAEGEGTEVLPFTDKNENKPNTDAGIFTSQKTGDGNLADSFIKGLKKHRFWDRESQL from the coding sequence ATGAAAAAACCTAACACAGAAACAGAAGAAAATGCAAAACAGGAGGATTTGACTCTTAACAAATCCACAGCTGAAGATCAATTTCTCACCACTAATCAGGGCGTCAAAATTAATGATAACAATAATTCATTAAAAGCCGGAGAACGAGGTCCATCATTATTGGAAGATTTTATTCTTAGGGAAAAAATTACGCATTTCGACCATGAACGCATTCCAGAAAGAATAGTTCATGCCAGAGGATCTGCCGCCCATGGTTACTTTGAACTTTATAAATCTTTGGATAAATACACCAAGGCGGGATTTTTAAATGACAGCAGTATAAAAACCCCTGTATTTGTTCGCTTCTCTACCGTTGCTGGTTCGCGTGGATCAACAGATCTTGCTCGCGATGTACGCGGATTTTCGGTTAAATTTTATACTCGAGAAGGAAACTATGATCTGGTAGGAAATAATATGCCCGTGTTTTTCATCCAAGATGCAATGAAATTTCCAGATTTAGTCCATGCCGTCAAACCTGAACCACATAACGAAATGCCACAGGCAGCATCCGCTCACGATACTTTTTGGGATTTCATTTCTCTTATGCCGGAGTCGATGCACATGATTATGTGGGTTATGAGTGATAGGGCAATTCCAAGAAGTTTAAGAATGATGGAAGGTTTTGGAGTCCACACTTTCCGATTTATCAATAAACAGAATGAATCTCATTTTGTAAAATTTCATTGGAAACCCAAATTAGGAATTCATTCTGTTCTATGGGATGAGGCTCAAAAAATTTCAGGTAAAAACTCCGACTTTCACAGGCAAGATTTATGGGAAGCCATTGAATCAGGAAATTTTCCAGAATGGGAATTGGGGGTCCAAATAATCCCTGAAAGCGATGAACACAAATATGATTTTGATTTACTCGATCCAACAAAACTAGTTCCCGAAGAATTAGTTCCTGTAACGATTATAGGTAAAATAGTTTTAAATAAAAATCCTGATAACTTTTTTGCAGAAACAGAGCAAGTTGCTTTTCATCCCGGACATATCGTGCCTGGGATAGATATTACAAATGATCCGTTATTACAAGGAAGATTATTTTCATATACCGATACACAATTGTCGAGATTAGGGAGCCCAAATTTCCATGAAATTCCAATTAATCGCACCGTTGCTCCAATGCACAATAATCAACGTGATGGCCATATGCGACAAGAAATTGCTACCGGTCGAGTAAGTTATCACCCAAACTCGTTAGGAAATGGATGCCCATTTCAAGCCAAAATTGATGAAGGAGGTTTCAGCAGTTTTAATGAACGCATAGATGCCCAAAAAGTACGTGATCGAAGTGCCAGCTTTTCGGATCATTTTGGTCAGGCAACACTTTTTTATCAAAGTCAGACAGTCATAGAACAAGAGCATATAATCAATGCGCTCCGTTTTGAATTAGGAAAAGTCGAAATACTGGCAATCAGAGAAAGAATGCTTGGACTATTGTCGAAAATTGATAAAATATTGGCGAATAGAGTAGCCAAAGGACTTGGAATGAATGTCCCTCAGGTACTTGAAAAACCAATTAATCACGGAGTGGGTGCTGATGCAGATAGTAAAAAATATGAACCGACCGCCTTAGAAACAGCGATTCACACATCCGATGCATTAAGCATACTGAAAAACAAAAGAGGAACAGACACCATAGCAACAAGACAAATTGCCTTTTTGTGTGCAGATGGCGTTAATGCGGCATCTGTAAAAAACATGAAACACGCATTGAAAAATGCCGGAGCTGTTGTGAAGATCATAGCTCCGCATTTGGGCACTATAGTCTCAGAAGAAGGTAATGAAATTTTGGTTGACCAAAGTTATCTTATCGCGGCTTCAGTTCTTTTTGATGGTGTGTTTATTCCCAGCGGAAAAGGAATTCTGGACCTTAAAACTATCAAAGAAGTCAAAGATTTTTTGAACGACTCATACACCCATTGTAAATTTATTGCAGCTGAGGGCGAAGGAACCGAAGTCCTTCCTTTTACCGACAAGAATGAGAATAAACCAAACACTGATGCAGGAATATTTACAAGTCAAAAAACAGGAGATGGTAATTTGGCTGATTCTTTCATCAAAGGACTAAAAAAACATCGCTTTTGGGACAGAGAGTCACAGCTGTAG
- a CDS encoding low affinity iron permease family protein produces MKNNNKVLNIFEKFSMKASKAVGSSMAFSFAFLIVLVWAICGPVFDYSETWQLVINTSTTIITFLMVFLIQKAQNKDSLAIQLKLNELVASNENSSNRLVDIESMTEEEMIVVQKYYHKLSELSKVENIKSSHSIEEAQEHHNIKNQHRNKNSKKKIAPTKKINLSQQKNKK; encoded by the coding sequence ATGAAAAACAATAACAAAGTATTGAATATTTTTGAAAAATTTTCAATGAAGGCCTCAAAGGCAGTGGGCAGTAGTATGGCTTTTAGTTTTGCATTTCTGATTGTGTTGGTATGGGCCATTTGCGGTCCTGTTTTTGACTATTCGGAGACTTGGCAACTTGTGATTAATACCAGCACCACCATAATCACTTTTCTGATGGTTTTTTTAATCCAAAAAGCACAAAACAAAGATTCGCTAGCTATTCAATTAAAATTAAATGAACTGGTTGCGTCGAACGAAAATTCAAGCAACCGTTTAGTGGATATTGAAAGTATGACAGAAGAAGAGATGATAGTTGTCCAAAAGTATTATCATAAATTGAGTGAGCTTTCTAAAGTGGAAAACATAAAATCATCTCATTCGATTGAAGAAGCACAAGAGCACCATAACATCAAAAATCAGCATCGAAATAAAAATTCCAAGAAAAAAATTGCTCCCACAAAAAAAATAAATCTAAGCCAACAAAAGAATAAAAAATAA
- a CDS encoding RidA family protein yields MKRENILTGSPWEDKMGYCRAVRIGNIIEVSGTVALIDGEKVKADDAYAQTLNILERVEKVLEDLNVGMKDVIRTRIFTTDVSTFEAVAKAHATFFKDIKPTTGFYGINQLVAPEYLVEIEFTAIASE; encoded by the coding sequence ATGAAAAGAGAAAACATACTAACAGGATCACCTTGGGAAGACAAAATGGGCTATTGTCGCGCAGTCCGTATTGGAAACATAATTGAAGTATCGGGAACTGTAGCTCTAATCGATGGAGAAAAAGTTAAAGCCGATGACGCCTATGCTCAAACCTTGAATATTCTAGAAAGAGTAGAAAAAGTTCTTGAAGACCTTAATGTTGGAATGAAAGACGTGATTCGTACTCGAATTTTTACTACTGATGTTTCTACTTTTGAAGCCGTTGCAAAAGCACATGCTACTTTTTTTAAAGACATCAAACCTACTACAGGATTCTACGGCATCAACCAATTGGTGGCTCCTGAATACTTGGTAGAAATCGAATTTACTGCAATTGCATCAGAATAA
- a CDS encoding voltage-gated chloride channel family protein, whose product MNFQKTKQIMLVTLKWFFICCLIGIFSGSASAFFLVALEHVTQYRNHNNWIIWFLPIGGLAIGYLYYLYGSKVVKGNNLLLEEYENPQKKIPFIMAPLVLLGTLITHLFGGSAGREGTAVQMGGAIADLCTSIFKLDNSERRTLIILGISAGFASVFGTPLAGALFALEVIFFSSINFRSISLSFLVAYIAYFTVEFWQVKHTLYSIPQVPEMSFTTLFWIVVTSILFGLAALLFSRSTHFWGKLFSRNIKYPPLRPFVGGVILALAIYFIGTTKYIGLGIPEIVNAFSVHNAPYDFLLKILFTGFTLGAGFKGGEVTPLFFVGATLGSALSVVVPLPIALLAGMGFVAVFSGATHTPIACTVMGIELFGMQSGVYIGIACIIAYFFSGSVGIYKSQIVKGPKSILYQSFRRKGLKYF is encoded by the coding sequence ATGAATTTTCAAAAAACAAAACAAATAATGCTTGTCACGCTCAAATGGTTTTTCATTTGTTGTTTGATAGGCATTTTTTCTGGATCTGCATCTGCCTTTTTCTTAGTTGCATTAGAACATGTTACCCAATATAGAAACCATAACAATTGGATTATTTGGTTCTTGCCTATTGGTGGTTTGGCAATAGGTTATCTGTATTATTTGTATGGTTCTAAAGTAGTAAAGGGAAACAATCTACTGCTGGAAGAATACGAAAATCCTCAAAAAAAGATTCCTTTTATCATGGCTCCTTTAGTCCTTTTAGGGACATTAATTACGCATCTTTTTGGAGGTTCTGCCGGCAGAGAAGGAACTGCAGTGCAAATGGGTGGAGCCATCGCCGATTTATGTACTTCGATTTTTAAATTGGATAATTCTGAAAGAAGGACATTAATTATTTTAGGAATTAGTGCTGGTTTTGCTTCAGTTTTCGGAACTCCACTCGCGGGAGCACTATTTGCTTTAGAAGTTATTTTCTTTAGCAGCATAAATTTTAGAAGTATTTCGTTATCATTTCTAGTTGCCTATATAGCTTATTTTACGGTTGAATTCTGGCAAGTAAAACACACACTTTACAGTATTCCTCAAGTGCCGGAAATGAGTTTTACTACACTCTTTTGGATTGTAGTAACAAGTATTTTATTTGGATTGGCAGCACTTCTATTTTCCAGAAGTACACACTTTTGGGGGAAATTATTTTCAAGAAACATAAAATACCCACCGCTTCGTCCATTTGTAGGCGGAGTTATTCTGGCTTTGGCAATATACTTTATTGGCACGACAAAATATATCGGTTTGGGAATTCCAGAGATTGTAAATGCCTTTTCTGTTCACAACGCACCGTATGATTTTCTGTTGAAAATTTTATTTACCGGTTTTACACTAGGAGCAGGATTTAAAGGTGGCGAAGTGACCCCCCTATTTTTTGTGGGTGCAACTCTCGGAAGTGCCTTGTCTGTTGTGGTTCCGCTGCCGATTGCTTTATTGGCCGGAATGGGATTTGTGGCTGTTTTTTCGGGGGCAACCCACACTCCTATCGCTTGCACCGTTATGGGCATAGAACTTTTTGGGATGCAAAGTGGCGTTTACATTGGAATCGCCTGTATTATTGCTTATTTTTTTTCGGGCTCAGTTGGGATTTACAAATCGCAAATTGTAAAAGGTCCAAAATCAATTTTGTATCAAAGTTTTAGAAGAAAAGGGCTCAAATATTTCTAA
- a CDS encoding DHH family phosphoesterase yields the protein MNTQDIQAIQLLLSTPKKIAIIPHRGPDGDAMGSTLALYHFLLKNNHHPVVISPNDFPEFLAWMPGSETVKIYEKDKENCTKILEESELIFTLDFNALHRVGEMEQVLEKLTAPFIMIDHHQKPDDYATYTYSDVAFGSTCEMVYNFICLLDKKQDIDKTIATCIYTGILTDSGSFRFPKTTGTTHRIIAELIDLGVENTVIPTLLFDNSSYSRLQLLGRALQNMKVMMDHKTSYTSLTQEELNSFDYIKGDTEGIVNYGLSIKGVVFSAIFIENKEEGIIKISFRSQGDFDVNQFARDHFQGGGHSNAAGGKSEVSMEETLQKFESLVQTLKI from the coding sequence ATGAATACACAAGACATACAAGCGATACAGTTGCTATTATCAACTCCAAAAAAAATTGCCATAATTCCGCATAGAGGTCCAGATGGAGATGCCATGGGCTCTACTTTAGCATTATATCATTTTTTACTAAAAAATAATCATCATCCGGTGGTAATTTCTCCAAATGATTTTCCCGAATTTCTAGCTTGGATGCCAGGCTCTGAAACCGTTAAAATTTATGAAAAGGACAAGGAAAATTGCACCAAAATCCTTGAGGAATCAGAACTTATTTTCACTTTAGATTTTAATGCTCTTCATCGAGTAGGCGAAATGGAACAGGTTTTAGAAAAACTGACCGCTCCTTTTATTATGATTGATCATCATCAAAAACCCGATGATTATGCCACATATACCTATTCCGATGTTGCATTTGGTTCTACCTGCGAAATGGTCTATAACTTCATTTGTCTTTTAGACAAAAAACAAGACATTGACAAAACTATTGCTACTTGCATTTATACAGGAATCCTGACTGATTCAGGTTCTTTTCGTTTTCCAAAAACGACTGGAACGACCCATAGAATCATTGCCGAATTGATTGACCTTGGAGTAGAAAACACTGTGATTCCCACTTTGCTTTTTGATAATAGTTCCTACAGTCGTTTGCAATTACTAGGAAGAGCTTTGCAAAACATGAAAGTGATGATGGATCACAAAACATCATATACCTCATTAACACAAGAAGAATTAAACTCTTTTGATTATATAAAAGGAGATACAGAAGGTATTGTCAATTATGGTTTAAGTATAAAAGGAGTTGTTTTTTCAGCTATTTTTATAGAAAATAAAGAAGAAGGAATAATCAAGATTTCTTTCCGTTCACAAGGTGATTTTGATGTCAATCAGTTTGCCAGAGACCACTTTCAAGGAGGTGGACACAGTAATGCTGCAGGAGGCAAATCAGAAGTTTCGATGGAAGAAACCCTGCAAAAATTTGAAAGTTTAGTACAAACATTAAAAATATAG
- the gldI gene encoding gliding motility-associated peptidyl-prolyl isomerase GldI, translating into MNHFKIVLCVFFATVLFSSCKQHQEARRPVSQSSGSFMKQSIARNKKLNATEKDQIDSIIKSNPSIKYIASKKGYWYSYESRNLTDSLTPKKGDIALFDYEIKDLKGNIIYSEVELQTQVYKVDKQDIMMGLRDGIKLMRKNEKVNFLFTSFMGYGFHGDNNKIGTNEPLFCTVTLHDFMPEATYNAQIQSNTVGKVNTPIKAKSIIKDTLTN; encoded by the coding sequence ATGAATCATTTCAAAATAGTACTATGTGTATTTTTTGCAACCGTTTTATTTTCGAGTTGCAAACAGCATCAGGAAGCACGAAGACCCGTTTCACAATCTTCGGGTAGCTTTATGAAACAATCAATAGCGAGAAATAAAAAATTAAATGCTACCGAAAAAGACCAAATTGACTCGATTATAAAAAGCAATCCTTCTATTAAATACATTGCTTCCAAAAAAGGGTATTGGTACTCCTACGAGTCACGAAATCTAACCGACAGCCTTACTCCCAAAAAAGGTGATATCGCATTATTTGATTATGAAATTAAAGATTTAAAAGGAAACATTATATATTCTGAAGTTGAATTACAAACACAAGTATATAAAGTCGATAAGCAAGATATCATGATGGGATTGAGAGATGGTATAAAATTAATGCGCAAAAATGAAAAAGTAAATTTCCTTTTTACATCATTTATGGGATATGGATTTCATGGAGACAATAACAAAATAGGCACAAACGAACCTTTATTTTGCACCGTTACTCTTCACGATTTTATGCCAGAAGCCACTTATAACGCACAAATTCAATCCAATACAGTTGGAAAAGTAAACACTCCTATAAAAGCCAAATCAATAATCAAAGACACTTTAACAAACTAA
- a CDS encoding peptidylprolyl isomerase, with protein MKKNILFVLLLITTLISCNKEHNNLPDGLYAEIETNKGSILLELDYKKAPVTVANFITLAEGNNEFIMNDTLKGKPFYNGLKFHRVIKDFMIQGGDPLGTGSGDTGYKFKDEFSDLKFDKGGILAMANNGPGTNSSQFFITHLETPWLDGKHTIFGHVVDNNLEIVNKIEQDDYMKSVTIIRNGEEAKKFDAIKIFHDYFKTESEAQKQKVAAEAQAKKEYDAKYKAVCEQKAASFTALKSKATKTSTGLQYIITKKSGGKKPANGATVYIHYAGFLENGTLFDSSIEEVSKTFGKFDPARAAANQYTPIPFQAGRKDGLIPGFIEGIEKMSFGDKAILFIPSHLAYGEAGAGDVILPNTNIIFEIELLETMPK; from the coding sequence ATGAAAAAAAATATTTTATTTGTACTACTACTGATTACAACTTTAATTTCCTGTAATAAAGAACACAATAATTTGCCAGATGGTTTATATGCAGAAATTGAAACCAATAAAGGAAGTATTTTACTTGAATTGGATTACAAGAAAGCACCTGTTACTGTTGCTAATTTTATTACTCTTGCAGAAGGAAATAATGAGTTTATTATGAATGATACCCTAAAAGGAAAACCTTTTTATAATGGATTAAAATTTCATCGAGTTATCAAAGATTTCATGATTCAAGGTGGAGATCCCCTAGGAACAGGGTCTGGGGATACCGGATATAAATTCAAAGACGAATTTTCTGATCTAAAATTTGATAAAGGAGGAATTTTGGCAATGGCTAATAATGGACCTGGAACCAATAGCAGCCAATTTTTTATCACGCATCTTGAAACGCCTTGGCTAGATGGAAAACACACCATTTTTGGTCATGTTGTTGATAACAATCTTGAAATCGTCAACAAAATAGAGCAAGACGATTATATGAAAAGTGTTACTATAATAAGAAATGGTGAAGAGGCAAAGAAATTTGATGCAATAAAAATTTTTCATGATTATTTCAAAACAGAATCTGAAGCCCAAAAACAAAAAGTTGCCGCCGAAGCTCAAGCAAAAAAAGAATACGATGCCAAATATAAAGCGGTTTGTGAACAAAAAGCAGCATCTTTTACAGCATTAAAAAGTAAAGCAACCAAGACATCTACTGGACTTCAATATATTATCACCAAAAAATCAGGTGGCAAAAAACCAGCAAACGGAGCAACCGTTTATATTCATTACGCAGGTTTTCTGGAGAACGGAACATTGTTTGATTCCAGTATTGAAGAGGTGTCCAAAACTTTCGGAAAATTTGATCCTGCAAGGGCTGCGGCCAATCAATACACACCAATTCCTTTTCAGGCTGGACGTAAAGATGGTTTAATTCCGGGCTTCATAGAAGGAATCGAAAAAATGTCTTTTGGAGACAAAGCCATACTTTTTATACCATCACATTTAGCGTATGGGGAAGCAGGAGCAGGAGATGTTATTCTGCCAAATACCAACATTATTTTTGAAATTGAACTATTGGAAACAATGCCTAAATAA
- a CDS encoding peptidylprolyl isomerase translates to MKSKIVLLFFLGLINLQAQTTKKPVATKKQAATVKAPVAQEGIFATIATNKGNITVQLFYKEAPVTVANFITLAEGTNPYVTVNNLKGKPFFDGLKFHRVINDFMIQGGDPLGNGSGDPGYAFKDEFTSLKFDKAGVLAMANSGPGTNGSQFFITHKETPWLNGKHTIYGQVTQGMSVVNAIVQDDIITKITITRKGDAAKKFDAVKVLADYYANKGVEEKTKLEKEEKERAAANEIALKEFANGQTTASGLKYIVLKEGTGSTPTITSNVKVHYTGSFNNGKVFDSSVQRGEPIDFNLNQVIKGWTEGLQLMKEGAKYKFYIPYTLAYGERGYPGAIPPKSDLIFEVELIKINQ, encoded by the coding sequence ATGAAATCAAAAATCGTATTATTATTCTTTTTAGGGCTTATTAATTTACAAGCACAAACCACCAAAAAACCAGTTGCAACAAAAAAACAGGCTGCAACCGTAAAAGCTCCAGTAGCACAAGAAGGTATTTTTGCAACAATCGCAACCAATAAAGGAAATATAACTGTACAATTATTCTACAAAGAAGCACCAGTAACAGTTGCCAATTTCATTACACTGGCTGAAGGTACAAATCCATATGTCACTGTCAATAACCTAAAAGGAAAACCTTTTTTTGATGGTTTAAAATTTCATAGAGTAATTAACGATTTTATGATTCAAGGCGGCGACCCTTTAGGAAATGGATCCGGTGATCCTGGTTATGCGTTCAAAGATGAATTTACTTCTTTAAAATTTGACAAAGCAGGAGTTCTGGCAATGGCAAATTCTGGACCGGGTACAAACGGAAGCCAATTTTTTATCACACATAAAGAAACGCCATGGTTAAATGGGAAACACACCATTTATGGCCAGGTTACCCAAGGAATGTCTGTAGTCAATGCCATTGTTCAAGATGATATCATTACAAAAATTACTATTACTAGAAAAGGAGATGCAGCAAAGAAATTTGATGCTGTAAAGGTATTGGCAGATTATTACGCAAATAAAGGGGTCGAAGAAAAAACAAAATTAGAAAAAGAAGAAAAGGAAAGAGCCGCTGCCAATGAAATTGCATTAAAAGAATTTGCCAATGGTCAAACAACCGCAAGCGGATTAAAATACATTGTTTTAAAAGAAGGAACAGGATCTACACCTACAATAACCAGTAATGTAAAAGTACATTATACCGGGAGTTTCAATAATGGAAAAGTATTTGACAGTAGTGTTCAACGTGGAGAACCAATAGATTTTAATTTAAATCAGGTCATTAAAGGCTGGACAGAAGGACTTCAATTGATGAAAGAAGGTGCCAAATATAAATTTTATATCCCTTATACTTTAGCTTATGGAGAAAGAGGCTATCCAGGTGCTATTCCTCCAAAAAGTGATTTAATATTTGAAGTAGAATTGATTAAAATAAATCAATAA